From the genome of Halobacteriovorax marinus SJ:
TATTCTAAGTTTCGCTCACACCATTGGAGAGTTCGGTGTTGTGATGATGATAGGAGGAAATATTCCGGGAGTAACGAGAGTAGTCTCAATAGATATTTTTAATCATGTAGAAGCGCTTGAGTTTTCAAAGGCCCATCAACTTTCTTTAGTCATGTTACTCTTTTCATTTTTTACTCTTATCGTTATTTACTTTTTGAATACATTATCAGAGAGAGACTTAAATGATTGAGGGAAATATAAGAAAGATATATTCAGGATTTGAGTTTTGTTCTGGTGATTTTAAGATCTCCAAAGAATCTATTACTATTGTCTATGGAGATTCTGGTAGTGGAAAGACAACTTTCTTAAATTGTATTGCTGGGGTAGAAAAAGACTTTGAAGGAGAAATTCATTTTGAAGGTGATTACTCTATTGGTTATGTCTTTCAGAAAAATTCACTCTTTCCGCATTTAAATGTTTTAAAGAACCTTGAGTTTGCAGTTAAGAGATGTCAAAAAATAAAGTACTCTCTTGATGAAATAGTTAAGGCCCTAGAGATTGAGAGCCTACTTCATAAAAGAATACACAAGCTCTCTGGTGGTGAAGTTCAGAGAGTCTCTATTGCAAGATCAATTCTCTCAGCGGCCGATATCCTTCTCATGGACGAGCCTCTTAGTGCACTTCACACTAAAGCGAAGAAAGAAATTCTCGATTTAATTTTAAAGATTAATACAGAATTTAAGATACCAATTCTTATGGTGACTCACTCTATGGAGGAGCTAAGCGCGCTTTGTGATGAAGTTATATATATGCAACGTGGAGAACCTCTCCAGGTTATGAATAGAGAAGAGGCCTTGAGAAATTTAGACCCTCGAGGACCAATTAATATTCTAAGAAAGGAAGATGTACATTCTTTAAAATTAAATTTTATAGATAAATCTACAAGTGATTATCTTATTCACTCCAATCATATTATTTTAGCCCCAGACCCAACATTAAAGAGTAACTTCGCTCACTATATAAATTGTAAAATTGTAGAAATAATTGAAAGTGATGAGAATGTTTACCTTATAAAATTAGAGTACCTAAAAAGTAGACCCCTTTATGCCAAGGTGCTTAAGAGTAATTTTGATTTCTCAATAGGCCAAGATGTTGTGGCGCTTTTTGGCCCTGAATCTCTTATGGATTAAGTCGGCCTTTGCGCGGTGCTCGCGGCTGTCTTGACAAAAACTTGATCATTTTTGACACCAATTTTCCATGGCGACTCCAGTTTATCTTACATTGTCGAACAGGGCCGAATCCCTTTGTTAGTCTTATGTAAGAGACTTTCTTACTCCAGTTATCATATGCTTTATTTGAGGATAAGCAGGAAGCTTAAACTCTTACACACACAACTCAACTAACAGGATGTTTCTTGAGTAAAAGACCATTAGGGTCACTACCTTTAAGGAGGGAGATATGTACATGGCAATCGCTGTAGAAAATTCACACCATCCTGCTAACCAGTCCAACTATCGCGTTTGGCACTTGGAACTCGACAGCAACGGAAGTGTTGTCTCAATTGGCGCTATGACGCGAGAAGAGCTTGTGAAGGATCTATTCCAGAATTACAGGAGTAAAGGAGAATCCAATTGGAGGGCGTTCTTAAAAGATCGCGAGGATTCCACCGTAATCGAGTTGTATGATTTTATTTCAAAGAATCCGAATGAGAATACTCATTTTGGAAACTTACCAACACTTTCAGAGTTCCAGAAGACTCTTGAGCAGCTGCAATTAAGAATGGATCTTCAACCCATAGCAGCTTAAATAAAAATTCTGGTTTTTACACTTATTCGCCCGCCCAGGCAAAAAAAGGGTCCTTCGGGGCCCTTTTTCCCTTTTAGGTCCCTAGAAAAATTCCTATAATTCTCATGTCGTAAAATTTCTAACTCAGACCCTTGGGAGGGCTCATGAAACCTTTTATTGTAGTAGCTGATGGCTTTGATAAAAATCTATTTGAAGACCTAAAGAATACAAACGAATTTGACGTACATCCTTCTTCTAAAATTACTCAAGAAGAATTGAAGGAATTACTTCCAAAAATAAATGGTCTTGTTATCAGATCTGCAACGACAATAACAAAAGAGTACTTAGACCTTGCTCCAAATTTAAAGTATGTGATTCGTGCTGGAGCTGGAACAGATAATATTGATAAAGCTTCTTGCCAGGAAGTTGGAGTTAGAGTTTCAAACACTCCAGGTGCCAATAATAACTCTGCTGCTGAACATGCAGTAGCACTTATGATGACTGTACTAAGAAAGACAGCGTGGGCCCACTCTACAATGAAGAGCGGAGGATGGGACAAGTCTAAATTTACTGGAAATGAACTTGCTAATAAGAAAGTAGGTATCCTAGGGTTTGGTCAAATTGGTCAGATCGTAGCAAAGAGAATTGGTGGATTTGATCCTGAAGTTCAATTCTTTGATCCTTTCCAAGAGGGAAGTGATCTCTCTTATGTTAGTAAGTGCGATGACTTAAAAAAACTTTTTAGTGAGAGTGATATTATAACAATTCACACTCCTCTAATGGATGCTACAAGAGGACTTGTTAATAAAGAACTTCTTTCTTTAATGAAACCAAATGCAATACTTATTAATGCTGCTAGAGGTGGAATCGTAAACGAAGATGATCTCTATGAAGTTTTAAATGCTGGAAAAATTAGAGGGGCTGGATTTGATGTTTATGCGACAGAGCCTTTAGAGGAAGATTCTAAGTTAAGATCTTTGGACAACCTTGTTATGACACCACACCTTGGAGCTTCAACAGAGGAAGCTCAATTTAGAGTAGGAGAGATGGCGGTTCATCAGTTAAAGGAATTCTTTATCAATGAAAACCTCTTAAATGAAGTGAGAGTATAATGAAATCCTTAGCAATCATTGGCTCTCAGTGGGGAGATGAAGGTAAAGGAAAGATCACTGATTTATTGAGTCAGAAGTGTGATGTTGTTGTTCGCTATCAAGGGGGAAACAACGCCGGACATACTATTATTGTAGGAGAGAAGAAAATTGTTCTTCATCTCATACCATCTGGAATTCTACATGATCACTGCGTATCAGTTGTAGGTCACGGTGTAGTCTTTGACCCTGAAGCTTTTAAGGTAGAGCTAGAAAACGTTATTCAAAACGGAATTGAAGTAAATAGTAAGAAGTTAAAAATCTCGGGAAATGCATCAGTCATTACAATGTATAATAAAATCATTGATGCTCAGAGAGAGTCTAAAGGTCCAGTGAAGATTGGAACTACTGGTAAGGGGATTGGACCAGCTTATGAAGACAAAATTTCTAGAAAAGGGATTAAGTTAAAAGATCTTTTGGATAAAGATGTTTTAGTTCAAAAGTTAAAGGCTAATTTAACTGAAAAAGAATTCCTTCTAAAAAACCTTTATCAAGTAGAGTATCCAAGTGTTGAGGAAGAAGCCGCGAGGTTATTTGAATTAGGGCAATTAATTTCCCCATATATTTGCGATACGTTTAGTTTCTTAGATAAGTCTGTCAAAGAGAATAAGAATATTCTCTTTGAAGGTGCCCAAGGAATACTTCTAGATATTGATTATGGTTCTTATCCATTTGTAACTTCTTCTAGCACGAGCTATGGAGGAATCTTTACAGGTGCTGGGATGCCTTCAGGAAAGGTTGATGAAGTTCTAGGAATTACTAAGGCCTATACTACAAGAGTAGGAGAGGGACCTTTTCCAACAGAGCTATTTAGTGAAGTTGGGGAATTTATCCAACAAAAAGGTGGCGAATTTGGCGCAACAACTGGTCGTAAGCGTAGATGTGGTTGGCTAGATCTTCCTTTACTAAAGTATGCCGTAAAGTGCTCGAGTTTAACTAGTATTGCTC
Proteins encoded in this window:
- a CDS encoding ATP-binding cassette domain-containing protein, producing MIEGNIRKIYSGFEFCSGDFKISKESITIVYGDSGSGKTTFLNCIAGVEKDFEGEIHFEGDYSIGYVFQKNSLFPHLNVLKNLEFAVKRCQKIKYSLDEIVKALEIESLLHKRIHKLSGGEVQRVSIARSILSAADILLMDEPLSALHTKAKKEILDLILKINTEFKIPILMVTHSMEELSALCDEVIYMQRGEPLQVMNREEALRNLDPRGPINILRKEDVHSLKLNFIDKSTSDYLIHSNHIILAPDPTLKSNFAHYINCKIVEIIESDENVYLIKLEYLKSRPLYAKVLKSNFDFSIGQDVVALFGPESLMD
- a CDS encoding hydroxyacid dehydrogenase encodes the protein MKPFIVVADGFDKNLFEDLKNTNEFDVHPSSKITQEELKELLPKINGLVIRSATTITKEYLDLAPNLKYVIRAGAGTDNIDKASCQEVGVRVSNTPGANNNSAAEHAVALMMTVLRKTAWAHSTMKSGGWDKSKFTGNELANKKVGILGFGQIGQIVAKRIGGFDPEVQFFDPFQEGSDLSYVSKCDDLKKLFSESDIITIHTPLMDATRGLVNKELLSLMKPNAILINAARGGIVNEDDLYEVLNAGKIRGAGFDVYATEPLEEDSKLRSLDNLVMTPHLGASTEEAQFRVGEMAVHQLKEFFINENLLNEVRV
- a CDS encoding adenylosuccinate synthase, encoding MKSLAIIGSQWGDEGKGKITDLLSQKCDVVVRYQGGNNAGHTIIVGEKKIVLHLIPSGILHDHCVSVVGHGVVFDPEAFKVELENVIQNGIEVNSKKLKISGNASVITMYNKIIDAQRESKGPVKIGTTGKGIGPAYEDKISRKGIKLKDLLDKDVLVQKLKANLTEKEFLLKNLYQVEYPSVEEEAARLFELGQLISPYICDTFSFLDKSVKENKNILFEGAQGILLDIDYGSYPFVTSSSTSYGGIFTGAGMPSGKVDEVLGITKAYTTRVGEGPFPTELFSEVGEFIQQKGGEFGATTGRKRRCGWLDLPLLKYAVKCSSLTSIALTKVDVLSGMDELKVCKSYKYNGEEIDCAYPGIDLSKVEPVLTDLPPFEDDFKGELSDNLNSYIELIEKELGIPVSILAYGPERSEIKFRKDFF